From Deltaproteobacteria bacterium, one genomic window encodes:
- the plsY gene encoding glycerol-3-phosphate 1-O-acyltransferase PlsY — MEILLILCAYFIGAIPSGYVLGKLAGVDVRSAGSGNVGATNVARVVGKRQGILTLVIDVAKGVLPVVVGRRMNLAELAIACAGIAAFLGHLYPVYLKFKGGKGVATALGVFLALAPLATLVFVGVFAGVIGSSRIVSLGSIAAAAAAPIALWLLAYPPVLVGMGVLLAVMIVWRHRGNIQRLRAGTEPRFGSASSR; from the coding sequence ATGGAAATTTTGTTGATTCTTTGCGCCTATTTCATCGGTGCGATCCCGAGCGGCTATGTGTTAGGAAAGCTCGCCGGTGTCGATGTCCGCAGTGCCGGCAGCGGCAACGTCGGCGCCACGAACGTTGCCCGCGTCGTCGGCAAGCGTCAGGGAATACTGACGTTAGTCATCGACGTCGCCAAAGGAGTCCTGCCGGTTGTGGTTGGGCGCCGGATGAATTTAGCGGAACTGGCGATCGCCTGCGCCGGCATCGCGGCGTTTCTGGGACATCTCTATCCAGTCTACCTTAAGTTTAAAGGTGGGAAGGGAGTGGCCACGGCGTTGGGGGTTTTCCTGGCCTTGGCGCCGCTCGCCACGTTGGTTTTCGTCGGGGTTTTCGCTGGGGTGATTGGCAGCAGCCGCATCGTTTCATTGGGCTCGATTGCCGCTGCTGCCGCTGCCCCAATAGCTTTGTGGCTTTTAGCCTATCCGCCGGTTTTAGTCGGCATGGGAGTTCTTCTTGCCGTCATGATCGTTTGGCGCCACCGCGGCAATATTCAGCGGCTGCGCGCCGGCACCGAGCCGCGCTTTGGCTCGGCTAGTTCTCGATAA
- a CDS encoding ethanolamine ammonia lyase-activating protein, with the protein MSKAAEQVDNIMDNIPFYDKWQLGEGIPVMKTFFVQDLKKVEVKPWARTGGSGAFINMEGAEGATGSYVSEIPGGKKLNPMRHLYEDLHFVLKGSGATTIWNDKGAKTQFEWHEGSLFALPLNCTYQHFNGSGSEPARFFSVNSAPIVLNLFHNEQFVFNTPQDFTERFDGDPEYFSGKGKAYPGRVWDTNFVADARNFALEEWKERGAGGKNVFLEMANGSMAAHISEFPVGTYKKAHRHGPGFNVIIIKGKGFSLFWREGQEPKRYDWQDGSVFTPPAMMWHQHFNTGAEGARYLPPRLGGIKYSLGEGFGDITKVDKDVKAGGNQIEYFDEQPWIRKAFEEELAKSGTTTKMDPNFYKRP; encoded by the coding sequence ATGTCGAAAGCCGCTGAGCAAGTCGATAACATAATGGATAATATCCCCTTCTATGACAAGTGGCAGCTGGGTGAGGGGATCCCGGTGATGAAAACCTTTTTCGTTCAAGACTTAAAGAAAGTCGAGGTCAAACCCTGGGCGCGCACCGGCGGCAGTGGTGCCTTTATCAACATGGAAGGCGCTGAAGGGGCGACCGGCTCTTACGTGAGTGAAATCCCCGGCGGCAAGAAGTTGAACCCGATGCGCCACCTGTATGAAGATCTGCACTTTGTCTTGAAGGGCAGCGGCGCGACGACCATTTGGAATGACAAAGGTGCCAAGACTCAGTTCGAATGGCACGAAGGCAGCTTATTCGCGCTGCCGCTCAACTGCACCTACCAGCATTTCAACGGCTCAGGCAGCGAGCCGGCGCGATTTTTTTCAGTTAACAGCGCGCCGATCGTGTTGAACCTGTTTCACAATGAGCAATTCGTCTTCAACACGCCGCAGGATTTTACTGAACGCTTCGACGGCGACCCGGAATACTTCAGCGGCAAAGGCAAAGCATATCCGGGGCGTGTGTGGGACACCAACTTTGTCGCCGATGCGCGTAACTTCGCGCTTGAAGAATGGAAAGAGCGCGGCGCCGGCGGTAAGAATGTTTTCCTGGAAATGGCCAACGGCTCAATGGCGGCACATATCTCGGAATTTCCCGTGGGAACTTACAAGAAAGCCCACCGCCATGGCCCTGGCTTCAACGTGATCATCATCAAAGGCAAAGGTTTTTCACTCTTCTGGAGAGAAGGACAAGAGCCGAAACGCTACGACTGGCAGGACGGCAGCGTGTTTACGCCGCCGGCGATGATGTGGCACCAACATTTCAACACGGGAGCGGAGGGCGCGCGCTATCTGCCGCCGCGTTTGGGCGGTATCAAATACAGCCTGGGCGAAGGCTTTGGCGACATCACCAAAGTCGACAAGGATGTCAAAGCCGGCGGCAACCAGATTGAATATTTCGACGAACAACCATGGATTCGCAAAGCCTTCGAAGAAGAACTCGCTAAGTCCGGCACCACGACGAAGATGGATCCCAATTTCTACAAACGACCGTAG
- a CDS encoding biotin/lipoyl-binding protein, whose translation MVGKVLKIEKNVGDHVDEDDVVIVMEAMKMEIPVVAPAAGTVKEIKVTAGQAVEAEQVLAVIE comes from the coding sequence ATGGTGGGCAAGGTTTTGAAAATCGAGAAGAACGTCGGCGACCATGTGGATGAAGACGATGTGGTGATTGTCATGGAAGCAATGAAAATGGAAATTCCCGTGGTGGCTCCTGCCGCCGGCACGGTTAAGGAAATCAAGGTGACCGCGGGCCAGGCTGTCGAAGCCGAACAAGTGCTCGCCGTTATCGAATAA
- a CDS encoding sodium ion-translocating decarboxylase subunit beta has protein sequence MESALAYGLQGLFLGVVNITLPKVIMILIGSGLLYLGIKKGYEPLLLVPIGFGAILVNIPLSEMMHDGGFLRFFYNIGVSTEIFPLLIFLGIGAMTDFQPLLQNPKIILLGAAGQFGIFLTLLLALALGFDKLDAVAVAVIGACDGPTAIYVSSKFAPHMLGAVSVAAYSYMSLVPLIQPPIMRALTTEKERQIVMGAAKLEPISKTTKIVFPIAVTIFASILAPKGAPLIGTVMLGNLLRECGVVERLKSASENEIANIVTLLLGLCIGATMEADKFLKTQTLLILALGFIAISLDTAVGVLFGKAMCFFTGGKVNPLIGAAGISAFPMSARVVQAEGQKYNKKSYLLMHAMSANAGGQIGSVIAAAVMLSVLQGMGIVGK, from the coding sequence ATGGAATCAGCCCTCGCTTATGGTCTACAAGGCCTGTTTCTCGGCGTCGTGAACATCACCTTGCCCAAGGTGATCATGATCTTAATCGGTTCCGGGCTGCTCTATCTCGGCATTAAGAAAGGCTACGAGCCGTTGTTGCTCGTGCCCATTGGTTTTGGCGCCATTCTGGTCAACATTCCGCTGTCCGAGATGATGCACGACGGCGGTTTTCTGAGATTTTTCTACAACATCGGCGTCAGCACGGAAATCTTTCCGCTGCTGATTTTCCTTGGCATCGGCGCCATGACCGACTTTCAGCCGCTCCTGCAAAATCCGAAAATTATTCTGCTCGGCGCCGCCGGCCAGTTCGGGATTTTCCTAACTCTATTGCTCGCGCTGGCGCTCGGTTTCGACAAGCTCGACGCCGTCGCCGTCGCGGTCATCGGTGCCTGCGACGGCCCGACGGCGATTTACGTCAGCTCGAAGTTCGCGCCGCATATGCTGGGCGCCGTATCGGTCGCTGCGTACTCTTACATGTCGCTCGTGCCGCTCATCCAGCCGCCGATCATGCGCGCGCTGACCACCGAGAAAGAACGGCAGATCGTCATGGGCGCGGCCAAGCTCGAGCCGATCTCAAAGACAACCAAGATCGTTTTCCCCATCGCTGTCACCATATTTGCGTCGATCCTAGCGCCCAAAGGCGCGCCGTTGATCGGCACGGTTATGCTTGGCAATTTGCTGCGCGAGTGCGGCGTGGTCGAGCGCTTGAAAAGTGCGTCGGAGAACGAGATCGCCAACATCGTTACCCTGCTCCTCGGTCTGTGCATCGGCGCGACCATGGAGGCCGACAAATTTCTCAAAACCCAAACCCTGCTCATCCTCGCTTTGGGCTTCATCGCCATCAGCCTCGACACCGCCGTCGGCGTGCTGTTCGGCAAAGCGATGTGTTTTTTCACCGGCGGCAAAGTCAACCCGCTGATTGGCGCCGCCGGCATCTCGGCGTTTCCGATGTCGGCTCGGGTCGTGCAGGCGGAAGGACAAAAGTACAATAAGAAGAGCTATCTGCTCATGCATGCCATGAGCGCCAACGCCGGCGGCCAAATCGGTTCGGTGATAGCCGCCGCGGTCATGCTCTCGGTGCTGCAGGGCATGGGCATTGTCGGCAAATAA
- a CDS encoding acyl-CoA carboxylase subunit beta → MAPTREELAKKLTGLEQKVITGDAKTVAKLHEQGNLACRERIDKLLDPGTFVEEFMLAETPCTDFGMAERRQPSDGVVIGYGKIDGRLVYVYSQDRSVMAGSVGAAHAEKIAYAIQTARKVGVPVIGLNDSAGARIQEGLSVTSAIGKIFFENSIASGCVPQISAIMGPCIGVGSYSPALTDVILQVQGSSQMFITGPAVIKEVLGETVTMEELGGAKIHSEVSGCTDLVAKNDEECLAMIRKLIGFLPLSFEQQPPRKPPTDDPARALDKLEQIVPEEMKRAYNINQVIKAIVDDGDFFELKAKFARNLVIGFGRLDGHPVGFVANQPMFLAGSLDVDASDKAARFIRFCDAFNVPVITLMDVPGFFPGKQQEEKGIIRHGAKMLYAYAEATVPKITIVLRKGYGGAKQALCTREMGADQLFVWPGVELAVMGGGGAVNVLYKKEIDQSADPAKTRAEKIAEYQERFSGPFEALSKQFAQAAIRPAETRKRLIQSLEILRNKKEERPQKKHGLMPV, encoded by the coding sequence ATGGCGCCAACCCGTGAAGAGCTAGCAAAAAAACTCACCGGCCTCGAACAGAAAGTCATCACCGGCGACGCCAAAACCGTCGCCAAGCTCCATGAGCAGGGCAACCTCGCCTGTCGCGAGCGCATCGACAAGCTCCTCGACCCCGGCACTTTCGTTGAAGAGTTTATGCTGGCGGAAACGCCGTGCACCGACTTCGGCATGGCCGAGCGCCGCCAACCCTCGGACGGTGTGGTCATCGGTTACGGCAAGATCGACGGCCGCCTCGTCTACGTCTACTCGCAAGACCGCTCGGTGATGGCCGGCAGCGTCGGCGCCGCCCATGCGGAGAAAATTGCCTACGCGATTCAAACCGCCCGCAAGGTCGGTGTGCCGGTGATCGGCTTGAATGACTCCGCCGGCGCGCGCATTCAAGAAGGACTCTCGGTCACCTCCGCCATCGGCAAAATCTTTTTTGAGAACAGCATCGCTTCGGGCTGCGTGCCCCAGATCTCGGCGATCATGGGCCCCTGCATCGGCGTCGGCTCCTACTCGCCGGCGCTGACCGATGTGATTTTGCAAGTGCAGGGCTCGAGCCAAATGTTCATCACCGGCCCCGCGGTCATTAAAGAAGTGCTCGGCGAGACGGTCACCATGGAAGAGCTCGGCGGTGCCAAAATTCACTCCGAAGTCTCCGGCTGCACCGATCTGGTGGCGAAAAACGATGAAGAGTGTTTGGCAATGATTCGCAAGCTGATCGGCTTTCTGCCGCTCAGCTTCGAACAGCAGCCACCGCGCAAGCCACCCACCGACGATCCGGCGCGGGCGCTGGATAAGCTCGAGCAGATCGTCCCGGAAGAGATGAAGCGCGCCTATAACATCAACCAGGTAATCAAAGCGATCGTCGACGACGGCGATTTTTTCGAGTTGAAAGCCAAGTTCGCGCGCAATCTGGTGATCGGCTTCGGCCGCCTCGACGGCCATCCGGTGGGCTTTGTTGCCAACCAACCGATGTTTTTGGCCGGCAGCTTGGACGTCGATGCTTCGGACAAAGCGGCGCGCTTTATTCGTTTCTGCGATGCGTTCAACGTGCCGGTCATTACGCTCATGGACGTGCCGGGATTTTTTCCCGGCAAACAGCAAGAAGAGAAGGGCATCATCCGCCACGGCGCCAAGATGCTCTACGCCTACGCCGAGGCGACGGTGCCCAAAATTACGATCGTTTTGCGCAAGGGCTACGGCGGCGCCAAGCAGGCGCTGTGCACGCGCGAGATGGGCGCCGATCAGCTATTTGTTTGGCCCGGCGTGGAACTCGCGGTCATGGGCGGCGGCGGCGCGGTCAATGTGCTGTACAAAAAAGAAATCGATCAATCCGCCGATCCGGCGAAGACCCGCGCCGAGAAGATCGCCGAATATCAAGAGCGTTTTAGCGGCCCGTTCGAAGCATTGTCAAAGCAATTCGCCCAGGCGGCCATCCGCCCGGCGGAAACCCGCAAACGGTTGATTCAATCCTTGGAGATCCTGCGCAACAAAAAAGAAGAGCGGCCGCAGAAGAAACACGGCTTGATGCCGGTGTAG
- a CDS encoding PAS domain S-box protein, with the protein MTSNGQQRIKFIFVLLLLCGVLALLGHELLYHTAGSNLLAWVLGFVLLLATAIGISANRFMEARGRANEAQSQLAAIVESCEDAIIGMTLDGVVTSWNAGAENTYGYGEQEIVGQPVTLLNPPDRPNEIPDLLVMVAQGKGINRYETERIRKDGRRLYVSASVSPIKDPAGKIIGASTIARDITSLKMVEERLRTDASHMETLYTVAQEVGGTLALGDVVERALRRLVAAAGFEYAFMRFYDANGQPRSYGASSRPNVVQADLDDLKHLSEATVDRMPDPGQPWFVEDASKLPRIGAVYSAAGMKALTVLPLPRSAQLHGALTLMHPEARDYTPEQSQFLQALAHQIGLAVENASLYGNTLQINAHLEGEIEERRRTEKLLADFTAMVVHDLRAPLSNLASIAESLQDEVFGEVNAEQKQWLGKMRGSCMSLVEHITQFLDLSKMEAGHIKLTKQTVDMGAILRESMLQYSIQAGKRSIEMAVVVSPDLPPVPLDPRLINQVLDNLLNNALKFTQPGGRIEIGARCESASQITAWVRDSGVGIPEAEIASIFEKYRQVSSGQKSAPLGTGLGLAICKKIIEAHDGVLWVESEEKRGATFFFSLPAGLGEPAELLEEQRADL; encoded by the coding sequence ATGACATCCAACGGCCAACAGCGCATCAAGTTTATTTTCGTCCTGCTTTTGCTTTGTGGCGTTTTGGCATTGCTTGGGCATGAACTGCTGTACCACACGGCGGGGTCGAATTTGCTCGCCTGGGTGCTGGGTTTCGTCTTGCTGTTGGCCACCGCGATCGGGATTAGCGCCAACCGATTCATGGAAGCGCGCGGGCGTGCCAACGAAGCGCAGTCGCAACTGGCGGCCATCGTCGAGTCCTGCGAAGACGCCATTATCGGTATGACGCTCGATGGCGTGGTGACGAGTTGGAACGCCGGCGCGGAAAACACCTATGGCTACGGCGAACAGGAAATCGTCGGGCAGCCGGTGACACTGCTCAATCCCCCCGACCGGCCCAACGAGATTCCCGATTTGCTGGTGATGGTCGCCCAGGGCAAAGGCATCAACCGCTACGAGACCGAGCGCATCCGCAAAGATGGCCGGCGGCTCTACGTCTCGGCATCGGTTTCCCCGATCAAGGATCCGGCTGGCAAGATTATCGGCGCGTCGACGATCGCGCGCGATATCACTTCGCTGAAAATGGTTGAAGAACGGCTGCGCACTGACGCCAGCCATATGGAAACCCTTTACACCGTTGCTCAAGAGGTCGGTGGCACACTTGCGTTGGGCGACGTCGTCGAGCGCGCGCTGCGCCGCTTGGTCGCCGCCGCGGGCTTTGAGTACGCGTTTATGCGTTTCTACGACGCCAATGGCCAGCCGCGCAGCTACGGTGCCAGCAGCCGGCCCAACGTTGTGCAAGCAGATCTCGACGACCTGAAGCACCTGAGCGAGGCGACGGTGGATCGCATGCCCGACCCCGGCCAACCGTGGTTTGTTGAGGACGCCAGCAAGTTGCCGCGCATCGGTGCGGTCTACAGCGCCGCGGGAATGAAGGCCCTCACTGTCTTGCCGCTGCCGCGCAGCGCGCAGCTGCACGGAGCGCTGACGCTGATGCATCCCGAGGCGCGCGACTACACACCTGAGCAAAGTCAATTTTTGCAAGCGCTGGCGCATCAGATTGGCTTGGCGGTGGAGAACGCCAGCCTTTATGGCAACACGCTACAAATCAATGCCCATCTCGAGGGCGAGATCGAAGAGCGGCGCCGGACGGAAAAGCTGTTGGCCGATTTCACCGCCATGGTGGTGCACGATCTGCGCGCGCCGCTGTCGAACCTTGCCTCCATTGCCGAATCGCTACAGGACGAGGTCTTCGGCGAAGTCAACGCGGAACAGAAGCAATGGCTCGGCAAGATGCGCGGCAGTTGCATGAGTCTGGTTGAGCATATTACGCAGTTTCTGGACCTCTCGAAAATGGAAGCCGGCCATATCAAATTGACCAAGCAAACGGTCGATATGGGCGCCATCCTGCGCGAGAGCATGCTGCAGTACTCGATTCAGGCTGGCAAAAGATCAATCGAGATGGCCGTTGTCGTGAGTCCGGACTTGCCGCCGGTGCCGCTCGACCCACGCTTGATCAATCAGGTGTTAGACAACCTGCTCAACAATGCGCTTAAGTTCACCCAGCCGGGGGGGCGCATCGAGATCGGCGCGCGCTGCGAGAGCGCCTCGCAGATCACCGCCTGGGTTAGAGACAGCGGCGTCGGCATTCCTGAAGCCGAAATTGCTTCGATCTTCGAAAAATATCGCCAAGTTTCGAGCGGGCAAAAGTCAGCGCCGCTGGGCACCGGCCTGGGCCTGGCGATCTGCAAAAAAATCATCGAAGCGCACGACGGCGTGCTCTGGGTTGAGAGCGAAGAAAAGCGCGGAGCGACGTTCTTCTTTTCGTTGCCAGCCGGACTGGGCGAGCCAGCTGAGCTGCTCGAAGAGCAGAGAGCAGATCTTTAA
- a CDS encoding GAF domain-containing sensor histidine kinase, producing MKPRTRTVLLPGAVFSILLLDSPGNIALIRLAVAAPVAASVVAPGPRPAAPVPFMPGDFGLVLGAAAAALWSARRRAATHQFAMRAAKHKSDKSSTGSSKAAGWRPVVGLPTAKSNPSSLLPSPRRSRDYIERMEHLHRLAQTFLTAPGLHKILDALFDAAAPIAAVSAITIRMRNRKTGALDAIACKNLDEEEWKHTIPRGAVGLSRTALETGKPVMIANAQARASTRYIRFLRKYGLRAYYGVPLVVDGTILGVIGYYSTAPHGFSRDERVELTTLTGVSTVALHNALLREENALQALDLRRATVSAERSDKAKAEFLSVMSHEFRTPLNLIMGYAGMMQEGLLGDLTDEQKRGIDRIMQCSDDLLGMIISILQATSIEAGAVRVDHQVIEASQLIDVLKATCTVPAGKELDLVWHCQPDLPDLKTDPEKLKEVIEHLIENAIKFTDQGRIVVTASAAAGGNAVRFSVSDTGIGIPTEALPHIFEMFRQLDSSITRSHGGVGLGLYVAKKFVDLLGGELQVESELGRGSTFSVTLPRHL from the coding sequence ATGAAACCGCGAACCCGTACTGTGTTGCTACCCGGAGCGGTCTTCTCGATTTTGCTTCTCGATAGTCCCGGAAACATTGCTTTAATAAGACTGGCCGTTGCGGCCCCGGTCGCTGCGTCCGTGGTGGCGCCAGGGCCACGGCCCGCGGCGCCGGTGCCGTTCATGCCGGGCGATTTCGGGCTCGTGCTTGGCGCCGCTGCGGCGGCGCTGTGGAGCGCGCGCCGCCGTGCTGCAACGCATCAATTCGCCATGCGCGCCGCCAAGCACAAGAGCGATAAGTCCAGCACCGGCAGCAGCAAAGCGGCTGGTTGGCGTCCAGTCGTCGGTCTGCCGACAGCGAAAAGCAACCCGTCATCGTTGTTGCCTTCGCCGCGGCGCTCAAGAGACTATATCGAGCGCATGGAGCACCTGCATCGGCTGGCGCAAACCTTTCTCACAGCACCCGGTCTGCATAAAATTCTCGACGCGTTATTCGATGCTGCCGCGCCGATCGCCGCGGTCTCCGCCATCACCATACGCATGCGCAACCGTAAGACCGGCGCGTTGGATGCCATCGCTTGCAAAAACCTTGATGAGGAGGAATGGAAGCATACCATCCCCCGCGGTGCCGTTGGGCTGAGCAGGACCGCCTTGGAGACCGGTAAACCGGTCATGATTGCTAACGCGCAAGCCCGTGCCAGTACGCGCTACATCCGGTTTCTGCGCAAATATGGCCTGCGCGCCTACTACGGCGTGCCGCTGGTTGTCGACGGCACTATTCTCGGCGTCATCGGCTACTATTCTACGGCGCCGCATGGTTTTTCCCGCGACGAAAGGGTCGAGCTAACAACACTGACCGGCGTCAGCACCGTGGCGTTGCACAACGCGCTTTTGCGCGAAGAAAACGCGCTGCAGGCTCTCGATCTGCGGCGCGCGACAGTGAGCGCGGAGCGATCGGATAAAGCCAAAGCCGAATTTCTCAGCGTCATGTCCCATGAATTTCGCACACCTTTAAACCTCATCATGGGCTACGCCGGCATGATGCAGGAAGGTTTGTTGGGCGATCTGACCGACGAGCAGAAACGGGGCATCGACCGCATCATGCAATGCTCCGACGATCTGCTCGGTATGATCATTAGTATCTTGCAAGCCACCAGTATCGAAGCGGGCGCAGTCCGGGTGGATCATCAGGTCATCGAGGCGAGTCAATTGATCGATGTGCTCAAAGCGACTTGCACGGTGCCCGCCGGGAAAGAACTCGATCTGGTCTGGCACTGCCAGCCCGACCTACCGGATCTGAAAACCGATCCGGAAAAGCTCAAGGAAGTTATTGAGCATCTCATCGAGAACGCAATCAAGTTCACCGACCAGGGGCGTATCGTCGTCACTGCGTCGGCTGCGGCGGGTGGTAACGCCGTGCGCTTTTCCGTGAGCGATACCGGCATTGGCATTCCAACCGAAGCGCTGCCGCATATTTTCGAAATGTTTCGACAATTGGACAGTTCGATTACGCGCAGCCACGGCGGCGTCGGTCTCGGATTGTACGTCGCCAAAAAATTCGTCGACTTGCTGGGCGGCGAGTTACAAGTCGAAAGCGAGCTCGGACGCGGCTCGACTTTTAGTGTGACGCTGCCGCGCCATCTGTAG
- a CDS encoding helix-turn-helix domain-containing protein: MEKQLEIIRLLTLSEAAKLLQVSTRTLQRMIRQKQLPAFKVGGQWRLREAQLSDWLDQREKLAREE; this comes from the coding sequence ATGGAAAAACAGCTTGAAATTATCCGTCTTCTGACCCTCTCCGAGGCTGCCAAACTGCTTCAGGTTTCCACTCGGACCTTGCAGCGCATGATTCGGCAAAAGCAGTTGCCGGCGTTCAAGGTCGGAGGCCAATGGCGTCTGCGCGAAGCGCAGCTGAGCGATTGGCTCGATCAGCGTGAAAAGTTAGCCCGCGAAGAGTGA
- a CDS encoding amidohydrolase family protein, which produces MRKSVLLSIVPIAAAIFFASIAAAQVIVLNRATVIDGSGAPPQKDFTVVMENGRIRDLGPSSKIKAPAGATVIDLTGKFIVPGSINAHGHVGENSEPQLRQYALYGVTTATSMQTDPDEVVQVREAQKKGVLRGARVSTVKHRFAPDPEIATPEQGRAKVDEIVAAGADYIKVWVDSGFGTRAKLSAEFCAAVLEQARKLGKRTLGHAYEMVDARMLIEGGLNILGHNVRDREVDAEFIALAKKHDVTLTPTLIRDEFLFAYGDSPAWIEDPFFHRFLSAAQMTALRTKVRELQAKHPQRDLFKAGFEMNKINLKKLADGGVRIALGTDSGGAPSRFLVQGFSEHREMELMVQSGLTPMQVIQSFSKSASESLGIAKDFGTLAKGKAADLLVLDKNPLENITHMRAIHTIYLGGKKFA; this is translated from the coding sequence ATGCGCAAGAGCGTCTTGCTAAGCATCGTGCCGATTGCCGCGGCGATCTTCTTTGCGTCGATTGCCGCCGCTCAAGTAATCGTTCTCAATCGCGCCACGGTCATCGACGGGAGCGGCGCGCCGCCGCAAAAAGATTTCACCGTCGTGATGGAAAACGGGCGCATCCGCGACCTGGGACCATCGTCCAAGATCAAAGCGCCAGCCGGTGCCACCGTCATCGATCTCACCGGCAAGTTCATCGTTCCTGGCAGTATCAACGCCCACGGCCACGTCGGTGAGAATAGCGAGCCGCAGCTGCGCCAGTACGCGCTGTACGGTGTGACTACGGCGACGAGCATGCAGACTGATCCGGACGAAGTCGTTCAGGTTCGCGAGGCGCAGAAGAAAGGGGTGCTGCGCGGCGCGCGAGTCTCTACGGTCAAGCATCGCTTTGCGCCCGACCCGGAAATTGCCACGCCGGAGCAGGGGCGCGCCAAAGTTGACGAGATCGTCGCCGCTGGCGCCGACTACATCAAAGTCTGGGTCGACAGCGGCTTCGGCACCCGCGCCAAGCTTTCCGCCGAGTTTTGCGCCGCCGTGCTCGAACAGGCGCGTAAGCTCGGCAAGCGCACTTTGGGCCATGCCTACGAGATGGTTGATGCCAGGATGCTCATCGAGGGCGGTCTCAATATCCTTGGCCACAACGTGCGCGATCGCGAAGTGGACGCGGAGTTTATCGCCCTGGCCAAAAAGCACGACGTGACGTTGACGCCGACGTTGATTCGCGACGAGTTTCTTTTCGCTTACGGCGATAGTCCGGCCTGGATCGAGGATCCGTTTTTCCACAGATTTTTGTCGGCAGCGCAAATGACGGCGCTTAGAACCAAGGTGCGCGAGCTTCAGGCCAAGCATCCGCAACGCGATCTCTTCAAGGCCGGTTTCGAGATGAATAAAATCAATCTGAAAAAGCTTGCCGATGGCGGTGTGCGCATCGCCCTGGGCACCGACAGCGGCGGCGCGCCCAGCCGATTTTTAGTGCAGGGGTTTTCCGAGCACCGCGAGATGGAGCTGATGGTGCAGTCGGGATTGACGCCGATGCAGGTGATCCAGTCGTTCTCGAAGAGTGCATCGGAATCGCTCGGCATCGCCAAAGATTTCGGCACGCTGGCCAAAGGCAAGGCCGCCGATTTGCTCGTGCTGGATAAGAATCCGCTGGAAAACATCACGCACATGCGCGCCATTCATACGATCTATCTTGGCGGCAAAAAGTTCGCGTGA